In Zonotrichia leucophrys gambelii isolate GWCS_2022_RI chromosome 11, RI_Zleu_2.0, whole genome shotgun sequence, the genomic window CCCTGCTCTGCACCCTGTACCCTGCTCCCCACCAACTCCTGCACCCTGACCCCCATTCTGTGCCCTGCACGTCGCCCCCCACCATCTCCTgcatcccaccctgcagccccctaCATgccccaccctgtgcccaggtcctgccctgcccggctcggtgggtgccagcagtgccccctCTCTTTCCTACCTCCATCCACTGACCCTGGGACTGcatcagcagcaggacacaggggtCCGACTTGTTGAGGGTGTCTCTGTCCAGGAGGTGTTTGCAGCTGACCCGCAGCTCCACCTTGGAGAGCACGGCCAGCGGGGCCTGCGGGCACGGCTCGGGCACGCCGCCCATGCCAGCCAGGCGCGGTGGGGCACAGGCGGCCCCGTGGGCGAAGGGCATGGCGGGCGGGCTGTCAGCGAGCCGGGCAGGTGCCCGTCATGCCCGGGGCACGGGGCCCGCGCTGCCGGGCACGGCCCCGGTGCCAGGCCAGGGGTCCCGGGACACCTCCGAGCCGGGGGGGCTGCTCCAGTCCCGATGGCTCTGCGGGGCTCTGCAAGGCATCAAAGCATGGCGGGGTGAGCGGGAGCTGGCACGGCCCGGGTACCCCCAGatcccagccagggcacagctgtggggcTCACACTGTCCTGCAGGGccgtgcccagcagtgccccagccccaccccagcgGCAGGATGAGTCCCGAGGGGAGGGGGGACCTAGGTGAGAtggggtgcccaccctggagtGCCCCGTGTGCGGCTGTGGAGCAGAAACCCCCCCAacctctgtgggcagcacccccagcctgggcagggctctccGGAGGGGAGCGGGGACACCAACTCCGTGTCTGTGGCACCGGGTGACAGATTCCCCCGTGCTGGGGACAGCGTCCATCCTGCCCCCGaggctggcagcacccagccaggtGATGGTGCCTGATGGGGCAGCGAGGGGCTGTGCCAGTCCCGGCCCTGGTCCGGGGTTGTGTCCCCGCCTGCAGGTGCCgggggctccaggctggggcaggggcagagcagcccttgcccagctgtgccctcccgtgcccagcccggccgaagtttcctggggaaggcatGCAGTGCCCAGGCCCTCCCCTCACATGGCTCCGGTGCCCCGGCTCCGGTGGGCACCGTCCCCCTCCCCGGGATCGCGGGCACCCCTTGGCATCACCCGCCGCTCAGTGGAGGGCACAGCGGGTCCCACCCTGCCCGTCGCCCCCTCACCTGGGTGCTGATGTCCCGGGCTGGGCACGGCAGGGGCCGGCTCGGGGCGTGCCCGCCGTGCCGGTGTGCCCGGTGTGCCGGTGTGCCCGCCGGAGCTGCTGCCGCTGCCACCTCCACACAACTGACTCAAGCTGCAGCTCGGGAGCGGAGCCCTAAGAGGGAGATGGATGACAAGCTCCGTTAACTGCCTCGCTGCCGGCTCCGGAGCGGAGCCCACCCCGCCGCGGGGCTGAGCGGGGTCCGCAGGGTGCCCGGCACcgctggctgtgccagggcaggagctcctgctcccagtgagacccccatggcacagccaccgCCCCCCACCCgccccagtgctccccatgGGGTGCCCACGGCCACCTTGGTCCGGGCCCCCACACTCTGAGCCAACAGCCCAACCCCACGGTggggtccccccaaacccagaggGTGCCCTCCCacatgctggagcagccagaCCCACATTCCATGCACATGGAGCCCCATGGGCTGAGTCCCCAGCCCGGGaccccccacccacccctgtccccccagcactgcagcgCTGTCAACCCAGCTTTATGGGAGATGATGTAATTAGCTCAAATTTGGAGGGATTAAAATGCAGATAGGGCTAACAAGCACGAGGGCACCACAGGGCCCGGGCTTCGGGAGCTaatccccagcctggctggcagaaATAGGCCACCCTCCttcccactccccccacagcccctgcacgGCTCGGTAGGGCAGGAGGCACCAacccacagcaggacacaggggctggagggacacCGTGGGGATGGGACACAGGCAGCACCTCACCAGGCACATCTCACCTCTTTGAACCGTCCAGGAACCAcgcagctgtgccaggactcCTGagtgtcccatcccatcccatcccatccatgggctgggtgggtgctcctggagcagctctgatcccacagacccatcccagtgccccatcaggccctgcccagggacaggcagagcctgggatCCCCCCAACAGCCACGAGGACCAGCCAGAACCCCCCCGTTTCTCTTGAGCTCCTGTGGTGCCATTTAAAGTATCACAGAACCATTTGGGATGGAGACTCCCAGATCAGTTCACCCTCTCCCCAGTAGTGCCAAGGCCaccacaatgtccccaaatgccacatctacCATGGGATGGCCTTTAATCCATGAAGAAATGGCTAAAAGTGGCCTAGAACTGGTGCAGGGGCTGAGCCAAGGGCCAGGGCATGCAGGATGGCACAGCAGCAGTCCAGCCTAGGCAATTGGCTCCATCCAAGCCCAGCTGAGGGGCTGGGCCACACCTTATCCCCCCAAAAGTGGGGAAAGCTCCCCATatgggcagcagctgagtgTCCCCCACCACAACACCCAACTTGTACAGGCTTTGCGTCACACAGAGGTGTGGGAATCACAAACCAGGAATAGGCATGGAAGGCAAGGAAGGGGCAGCAGACAAAGCCTGGCACTGAGAGGGaacccccaaagcccctcagAATCAGAGCAGaaggcagcccaggctgcagccctgaCAAGGCAGAGGAGTGGGCACAAGACAGGTGTTTAACTCGACTTGGGAAATGTGGAGCCTCCAATGACAGCCAAGGAGGCTTCCCACGCTGGAACACATCCCTGCACCGCCACAGGCACACGGGGCGGCTCCGCTCGCTCCATGtgccccaaaaccacagcacaCCGGGCTCTCTACGGCTCTTTATTGACAGTTCTGGGGAGAACagttcatttcttcttctccacGTCCTGCTCCGCCGCTTCCTTGGCGCGCTTGGCGCGGATGCCGAAGAGGCGGGCGTTGGCCCGGGCCATGCGAAGGCTGGCAAAGGCCTTGAAGTTCTTCTCGTCCTCCGTGATGACACGCGCCTTCTCCCGCTTGAAAACCTGCGGGGAGAGCGCCAGACAGTCAGGCTGCCCCTCGGGGCTGAgagcctcaggagctgcccctcaggGGCCAGACAGTCAGGCTGCCCCTCAGAGCCCAGGCTTCCCACCCTGGTGTCTGTGAGAGCAGCGGGAACAGAGCGCTCGTGCCATCTACAGGCCCTGCCCTCCGCCGGGATCTGCCTTCCCGCAGGCTCCtcacaggagcaggaatgaaAACAAGCACCACGGGAAACCTGAGTCAGctttacagaatcacagcattGTTAAGGCTGGTAAAGACCTTTAATAGCGAGCTGTTAGCCCAGCACCACCATGGTTACCACCAACCttgtcctcaagtgccacatccatgtgtTTATCGAGCACTCCCAAGGATGGGGACTCTACCAACTGCCCTGGGATGGACAGCCTGGCCAGTGAAGCaattttcttaatatccaacctaaacctcccctggcacagtgTGAGGCTATTTCCTCTAGTCCTGTCACTTGTCACCGGGGAGGAGAGCCTGaccccctcccagctccaccctcctgtcagggagttgtaggGAATGACAAGAGGTTTGTGACACTactgacagcagctctgggaagcagagaggaTTTAGGGACAAATGGTGACCACAGAACCTGCCTGAGCACTCCCACCCCAGCTGAACCCAAAGCACCCTCAATTTCACAGTTCTATCAAAGACTTATTCCTGGTTTTCTTTTGATCCAGGATGGGCAATGCCTGGACACAGCCACCCTCAGCTGTGAGGCAGCAAGGACAGAACCATTTCTCTCTCCACAAGTCCAACCTCAATCACATCACACCCAGAACATGATTAAAGGACACTTACATTCTTGATGGGCATGACAGGTCCTGTGAGCTGTGTGGCCATCTTGAGTTCCTCTGGCTGCACAACAGAAGATGGGAATGTTAGAAGAACAGAATTTAAACTTCTCTGGCTAAAACCTCAGCTAAAGCACAGCAGGTACCCAGCTTAAACATGGTGCTAAtgatcctgccaggagctgtaACACTGAACGGGAACAAAGCCAGCttggcactgctgagctgcaccAGCGACCCACGCTGTGCCCGGatccagccagagcagcagcggccacagctctgccagctgggacagctctgacaccaactgtgctgctctccatttACAAGGATCATCcaggttggaaaatacctccaggatcatccagtccaagcTGTGCCTGATCCCCACACTGTCACCAGCCCACAGTACTGAGTGCCACATCTGTTCCTTCCTTGCACAACTCCAGGGAAGGGGattccaaacctccctgggcagcccctgccaatgCCTGATCCCcctttccaggaagaaattcctgatgtccaacctgaaccaccttccctggcacaaacTGAGGCTGTTCCCCGAGcctgcttttctccaggctgagcccacaCAGCTCATACACAACCAACACGTTCCTCAGCAACTCCTTCTCAAGTTGATTCCAGCTTCTTGTAAGAGCATGTCATCAGACAAAAATGACTGAACGTTTACTGAATACAGCTGACTTCCAGCAAACACATCTGAATCAGAGTTTCGGCTCCAggctctctctccctgctctgaagATGGAGTTAAGCAGCTTGGAGCTGCCAGATTCTCCACAAGATGGAAGGACAGTCTGAACTCGCCCTTGTGTTCCCTGGATCtactggcagcagagccagggaacacagctctgctctgatccTGAAGAGGTTTTAATGAAAACCATTTTTGAATGTCAATAACAATTGCCTTCTGGagcctgcctggcacagagctctggagcCACTCACAGCCTGTCCCTCAGCCTTCCACTGCAGGACTGACTCCAAGGGGAATTTTCAGCCACTGTGACAATTTAGCTCTCTAAACTAAAACTCAATTGGCTGAGCAAGGAGCAAAGCTCCAGGAATCAGCACCTAAAcaagccagcagctgctcagccaaATGCCTGGCTGAAGTGTCACTGCAACCCAGAGTGCCCTGTTAgactcagccctgccaggcctggcctTGTGCTGGGCTCAGAACCATGGGGCTCACACAGCGGAGAGGACTCAGGAGCTCTGTGGACTCCAAAGCTCCCAGAACAGGACACGCTTCCAGCAGTGAGGTACTCACAGAGCTGTCTCCCTTCTTGGGCATGGCTGGCTTCCTGGGGAAGAGGATGAGCTTGGAGTGGTACTCCTTCAGCCTCTGCACGTTGGCCTGCAGGGACTCGGTGGACTTGTTCCGCCTCCGGGGATCCACGGAGATGCCGATAGTCCGGGCAAACCTCTTGTTGATGCCAGCGAgctgagagagagcagagagcagtgtcagcatcccacagctcccaccagccaggcagggacccCAGCACGGggtgcagcctctgcaggaaggctggGCATCAGCTGAGTGACCAACAAAGGGTGTCCTGCTGTATCTTTGTGCTTAAAACGTTGCTCGGGCTGATTTCTGCAGGTGGATTTCCCTAGAGGAGCAAAGTGCAACCCCTGCAGGACACGTTTAAACTTGGATTCACACAGATGTTTATGACTCAGCTCGTGGACAACTGTTTCACTGAATACTGGGAGCTCCAttaaatcaggatttttttcctaaccaTCTGAAACAACCATTAAATAATGTCTATTTTTTTAGATTATCTTAAACaaaaaactaattttctgtttgaagaCAAACAGCTGCATCCTGCTTTGTGTTCCACCATtacccaaaaattaaaaaaaaaaaaaagcaatgaagtATTTGGCACCCAGAAGAACAATTTCCCTGCCTCAGTGCACCAATTCCAGTTATAAATGCTTTAATTAAGACACTGAGCCAGGCGCAgaggcagctggtgctgccagtGAGCCCTGATGTGGAATCTGATCAGAGACACAGTGGGTGGCTTTGCAGACCACCTttagctgctcagcacagctgggcaggtcACAGAGACAGGGAACTGAGGACAGGGAACACCTCCCACTTTAACCCAACTATCAGGAAATTAATCCAACTATTATTACTCCAGCCACTCCAAGATGCTGTGCTGAATGGTTCTTCCTCCTGGTACAACATCCTCTGCTAATCTTAGAACTAAATTGAGCTGAGTTTACTTGGTCCTTAACTGGAAACATTGGctaaaatatttagaattaGCAGAACAATGTTTCATGAACAATTTAATGAAGATGATCTTAGTCTTCTCCCTCTGCCAAAAAAGTTTAGGAGACTCAAGGCTCTTTCAGAATTCAGATTTCATAGAATCTCTGAATAgtctgggttggaaaggaccatAAAGATCTTTAAGTTCCATCCCTTACCTTCCCCTatcccaagccctgtccaacctggccttggacacttccagggatgaggcagtcacagctttcctgggcacctgtgccagggcctgcccaccctcacagggaagaatttctttcatATACCCAAACTAAATTTCCGCTATTTAAgctttattttaacaaaattttaaatgatGTTCTCACCAGATAAACATTTACCTTTCAAAAGTACTCTTCACACCCCCACTCCACCATCACAAGTAAGACCATTTTTCCTTGCTCCCAGAGCCAGGAAAtgcacagccctccctggcagGTACCAACACCTGAGGAAGTCACTttgggcaggacaggagaagcagctcagctcagactttatttgcctttttgaaTGGATGCTCTGTACTTACCTTaagctcctccaggctgaagcCTCTGCCAGCACGGACCTTTTTGTGGTATCTGATGGTGGGGCACCTGACGATGGGCCGGATGGGCCCGGCCACGGGCCGGGGGGCGATGCGGCGAGCCTTGGCCTGGCGAGCCTTCCTCCTGGAGGGGCAGGGTCACAGCATCCTTCAGCTTGGGAAACGCCTCAGGGGATGGAGCCCAACCTGTGCCCGACCCCCAGCACCTCACCAACCCAGCCCggagcactgagggctgcatccagcccctccctgggcagcccccgCCAAGGCCTGAACGCCCTTTCCAGGACGAAATTCCTTGTGATGCCCAACCTGAGCCTCCTCTCCACAAACTcaggctgttccctctcctcctgtccctgttccctgggaccAGAGCCTGATCCCTCCTGTCAGGCAGTTGTGGAGACCCAGAAGGTTCCTCCTGagttccttttctccaggctgagaccccccccagctgctcctggtgatccagacccttcccagctccattttcTTCCCTGGACATGCTCCTCAATGTCTGTCGTGCAGTGAGGGGCCAAATATAACACCGAAGTCCCAGGTGTGACATCaacaccagcacaggggacaggccctgccctgGTGGTCACAAACCAGGTGTCACCAGCCTCCTGCCCACCTGTGACAGCCACGGGCTACACGGCATCTCTACGACATgagccacctcctgccctgcgATGGCTCCCGAAGGAacagccgggccgggccggcggccGCTGCCATCAGAGACCCAGGGAAGAGCGTTCATCACAGCGGATGCAGCGATTCCGGAGATGTCTCATCACTTGGCTGCGGCTGGCAGCGGCTCGCCCCGAGCAGAGCGGGGGATGGCGGAACAGATCCCCGGCATCCCGGCCCCGCCGAAGCCGGGCCAGCCCCTCCCGCGGCTCCCGGAGCTCCGGGACTCACCTGCGGAGCTTGCGGGCGGGCTGGTTGAACCAGGTGGCGACTCGGCGCTGCCAGTCCTTGTGGAAGTGGGGCTTCAGGATCATCCCATTGCGGCTGGGCGCCATGGCTGCGGCCTGCGGACACCGGCACGGTTAACGCGGGGACACCCCAGGCGCCCCCAAGCCCGCGGTCCCCGGCCCGCCGCGGCCCCATCGGCGCCGCCGGGGCCTCCTCCGCGACCCCGTGCGGGGCTGTGGCGGAGGCgggcgcggccccggcgggcggATGGCGGCGGATGGAGCCCCCGGCCCTCACTCACCTCCCGCCACGACAATGGCGACCGGAAAGGAAGCGCTGGCGCGGCGGCGCCGGAAGTGCCGCGGCGGCGCCCAATGGGGAGCGCGGGAGCGGCCCGGAGAGGGGCGGGGCcagcggggggcggcggcggctgctcCGTGCCCGCAGCAAAGATGGCGGCGGCTTAAAGGGCCCGCGCACCGCGGGGGAAACGGGGCCACGGGGAACGGGGCCGCAGCCAGCCTCGACCGGCAGCAGCGGCTCGATGCCCTCTCTGtctccagcacctcctgggCAGGACAATGGGACGGACACTGGGCAAGGGTTCCGCTGGTCCCAAATGCTGAGggatccccatccatccccagagcaggatCCCGGCTCCCTGCTGCCCGTTTGGGGTAGCAGCATTCTCTCGCAGAGGCAGGAGAGGCATCTCCATCCCCCGGGCAGATGCCAGGTCCCACAGCCCTTCCCGggagcagtggcacagcagtgctggcagcagcccagaaGCCACCAGGACCCTGCActgtcccccagtgctgctcccaccctcagccccagctccacagAGCTGAACCCCCCTCCCCACAAAGGGTCTGtgagttaaaaaaagaaaatcaaagaaaacttgaaattgcatctgctgctggaaaaggaaattcaAAGAATGAGACTGGGAAGAAACAAACAAGTTTGGAATTAAAACAtccaggcagcagcatccaAAATGAAGAAAGTTACGTTTGTCCCTGAACTCAAGGGAAATCACTCCCTGGGCACTGAGAGACCCCAGGGattgggctgggacaggggagaaGACACAGTGCAGAACACGTTCACATTctcagggagcaggaggctcccagctccagcctgagccgggacaggagctggggctgaggcaaaggccccagggctgggagctggcacagcccaggctggggctggggtctccCAGGTCACAGACAGCCCTGGTGGAGCAACTCCAGACAATAATCCTGCCTAAAAatgcagccagccagggcacTCCAGGCAGCAACAACCACTTTAATGCTTCCCCTGATGAACACCAGACAACCCTGTCAGCAGGGCGTGTTTTGCAACAGCCACGAGGATGAAAGAGCTTTTCCTGAGGATTCCCAGCAAACACACCTGCTTTTGCTGGATTTCCAAGAGCACCCCTGCAGCTCAGAACCAGCAGTTCAGAACATCTTCCCACGTGTGCTCAGTCACCCTCTGCACAGTTGGTTTCTATGTCCcactgctcagctctttttGCCTCAACTTCTGCTTGGGAAAAGCTTGCTGTAAAAGCTGGACATAAATTATTGACCAGGGAGAAGGAGGCCCTTGTCCTGTACCACTCCACAGCTCTAACGAGCTTCATGTGTGCCAAACACCCCCGGAGCCTGACACATTgtacacacacagcagcacgTTGTGGGCAGTTTAttccagccagggctgtttgTGTGTTGTGTTCAAAGGTTAcacaagagctgcagcagcccagctcagccccacaggggtgtccccatgctgagggcacagccctgccctcctgccatggcacagagcacagccagaacTGGCTTACATGGGACTTTCCACCCATTGGAATatgttccctgctcctgtgtACAAGAAACTTCCACAGCAGATCAGACTTACCCAACTCCTAATCACCACCACCCCGCTAGGAATCAATTCTGAAACCCTGAGGAgttctccttcctgcaggatcAAGCTCCAAGAGCTCACATAGCCATCTCTAAACCTGGGgtagcagcagcacagcaattccctgctcagcaccttGATTCTGGAGCTGAGAAGGCagaggctctgtgtccaagagAAGCCCCCATTCCACACGGAGGGGGTTCACACAGGTCTCAGGCgtggctcctcctcctcctcatggcTCGGGGGCTGGGGAGGTGTCTCCTCCTCCCTGGTGTCCTGCTTGTCCCtctcagcctgcagccagctctgaggagcAATCATCTTCTTGGGCCCGTGGGGCGGGGGCCCGATCAGCGCCTCGATGTCGTCGTAGTTGATCACCTCCTTCTCCAGGAGGGCATTGGACAGCTGCAAAGGGGAGGGAGGCAAAATGAGGCATGGAGcccccagggagagcagagacctgcttctctgagctgctctgaacCTTCAGTTCAACTCAGCCCCggcacctgcagcccccaggagcagagctggctgtgcccccaCAGATGGGGTGACCCCAAACTCTCCAGGCTCCAGCACCGTTCCCAAGGGCACCTTTGGCCAGGAACACACAATGTGActgcaggaaacaaagcaaGCTCCTGGGAATGATCTGCAATGCGAGCTCCAGGAACAATGAGAGAAGTGTCCCtcctgccactgtcactgcacCT contains:
- the RPL13 gene encoding large ribosomal subunit protein eL13, which gives rise to MAPSRNGMILKPHFHKDWQRRVATWFNQPARKLRRRKARQAKARRIAPRPVAGPIRPIVRCPTIRYHKKVRAGRGFSLEELKLAGINKRFARTIGISVDPRRRNKSTESLQANVQRLKEYHSKLILFPRKPAMPKKGDSSPEELKMATQLTGPVMPIKNVFKREKARVITEDEKNFKAFASLRMARANARLFGIRAKRAKEAAEQDVEKKK